A window from Streptomyces sp. NBC_00299 encodes these proteins:
- a CDS encoding oxygenase MpaB family protein codes for MASELWVRKRASSSAAGTQRRFDRLRRIQGLDPERDYEEIFRLVTAYEFPWDYWQSVALAFFRTFAIPSISALLDETGEIVGHTQKRTDDTLLIMYEMGRMGLESPEGRAYLRRMNQMHRRYVISNDDHTYIIALFIVVPVRWINRFGWRRLTLHEQRALTHYGRRLAQLMGIKDVPATFADFDQFAQSYERRHFAVTSSSRRLAEAAMAITADMLPKSLRGPLKPVMRRFSLAILDDALLHAVGLPLPSERDRRLATWLVRTRGRILRVLPPRPDNRPHRPALATYPNGHQISEIGPAWLTDGTADEHNNTVKEDRP; via the coding sequence ATGGCCAGCGAACTCTGGGTGCGGAAGCGAGCCAGTTCGTCTGCGGCTGGTACGCAGCGGCGTTTCGACCGGCTTCGCCGTATTCAGGGTTTGGATCCGGAGCGGGACTACGAGGAGATCTTCCGGTTGGTCACCGCGTACGAGTTCCCGTGGGATTACTGGCAGTCGGTGGCCCTGGCGTTCTTCCGCACCTTTGCGATCCCGTCCATCAGCGCCCTACTGGACGAGACCGGCGAGATTGTCGGCCACACCCAAAAGCGCACGGACGACACCCTGCTGATCATGTATGAGATGGGCCGCATGGGCCTCGAGAGCCCCGAAGGGCGGGCCTATCTGCGGCGCATGAACCAGATGCACCGGCGCTACGTCATCAGCAACGACGACCACACCTACATCATCGCGCTGTTCATCGTCGTGCCAGTACGGTGGATCAACCGGTTCGGTTGGCGCCGGCTGACCCTGCACGAGCAGCGGGCACTGACCCACTACGGCAGGCGCCTGGCCCAGCTCATGGGCATCAAAGACGTCCCGGCGACCTTCGCCGACTTCGACCAGTTCGCTCAGTCCTACGAGCGCCGGCATTTCGCCGTCACCAGCAGCAGCCGGCGCCTGGCCGAAGCAGCCATGGCGATCACCGCGGACATGCTCCCCAAGTCGCTGCGCGGCCCGCTCAAGCCGGTGATGCGCCGCTTCTCCCTGGCCATCCTCGACGACGCCCTCCTGCATGCCGTCGGCCTGCCCCTCCCGTCTGAGCGCGACCGGCGCCTGGCCACCTGGCTGGTGCGTACGCGCGGCCGCATCCTGCGGGTGCTGCCGCCGCGCCCGGACAACCGTCCCCACCGCCCGGCCCTGGCCACCTACCCCAACGGCCACCAGATCTCCGAGATCGGACCCGCCTGGCTCACAGACGGCACGGCTGACGAGCACAACAACACCGTGAAAGAAGACCGCCCGTGA